The following coding sequences lie in one Paracidovorax avenae genomic window:
- a CDS encoding electron transfer flavoprotein-ubiquinone oxidoreductase, with protein sequence MTKDEILAQYGPREAMEYDVVVVGGGPAGLSAAIRLKQMAATNGQDVSVVVLEKGSEPGAHILSGAIMDPRALTELIPDWKERGAPLKQPVTEDAMIFLGEKSSWRTPNFLLPGCFQNHGNYIVSLGNVVRWLAAQAEELGVEIFPGFPAAEVLYNEDGSVKGVATGNMGVGKDGEPTGDFQLGMELHAKYTLFAEGARGHLGKQIIARYKLDEGRDPQTYGIGVKELWEIDPQRHQPGFVMHTAGWPMDADTYGGAFLYHAEDNKVTLGFITGLDYSNPYLSPFEEFQRWKTHPNIRYYLEGDEAKGIKPAKRIGYGARAITAGGLLSLPKFVFPGGALVGCDAGFLNVSRIKGSHAAIKTGMLAAEAAYDAIRAGRQHDELTAYPQAFENSWLHEELNKARNFKAWFKKGLVTATLMNGIEQFVLKGNIPWTLHRDKPDHAYLKPAAECKPIVYPKPDGKLTFDRLSSVFISNTNHAENQPAHLTLKDPGVPVNINLAKYAGPEARYCPAAVYEFVPDETQGGNAQRLQINAQNCVHCKTCDIKDPTQNIVWVTPEGGGGPNYSGM encoded by the coding sequence ATGACGAAAGACGAAATCCTTGCCCAGTACGGTCCGCGAGAGGCCATGGAATACGACGTGGTCGTGGTCGGCGGCGGCCCGGCCGGGCTCTCCGCGGCCATCCGGCTCAAGCAGATGGCTGCCACGAACGGGCAGGACGTGTCGGTGGTGGTGCTCGAAAAGGGCTCCGAGCCCGGCGCGCACATCCTCTCGGGCGCCATCATGGACCCGCGCGCGCTCACCGAGCTGATTCCCGACTGGAAGGAGCGCGGCGCGCCCCTGAAGCAGCCGGTGACGGAAGACGCCATGATCTTCCTGGGCGAGAAATCGTCCTGGCGCACCCCCAACTTCCTGCTGCCCGGCTGCTTCCAGAACCACGGCAACTACATCGTCAGCCTCGGCAACGTGGTGCGCTGGCTCGCCGCGCAGGCCGAGGAGCTGGGCGTGGAGATCTTCCCGGGCTTTCCCGCCGCCGAAGTGCTCTACAACGAGGACGGCTCCGTCAAGGGCGTGGCCACCGGCAACATGGGCGTGGGCAAGGACGGCGAGCCCACGGGCGACTTCCAGCTGGGCATGGAACTGCACGCCAAGTACACCCTGTTCGCCGAAGGCGCGCGCGGACACCTGGGCAAGCAGATCATCGCCCGCTACAAGCTCGACGAAGGCCGCGACCCGCAGACCTACGGCATCGGCGTGAAGGAACTGTGGGAAATCGACCCGCAGCGGCACCAGCCCGGCTTCGTGATGCACACCGCCGGCTGGCCCATGGATGCCGACACCTACGGCGGCGCCTTCCTCTACCACGCCGAGGACAACAAGGTCACGCTGGGCTTCATCACCGGGCTGGACTATTCCAACCCCTACCTGAGCCCGTTCGAGGAATTCCAGCGCTGGAAGACCCACCCCAACATCCGCTACTACCTGGAAGGCGACGAGGCCAAGGGCATCAAGCCGGCCAAGCGCATCGGCTACGGCGCGCGCGCCATCACGGCCGGCGGCCTGCTGTCGCTGCCGAAGTTCGTGTTCCCGGGCGGCGCGCTCGTGGGCTGCGACGCGGGTTTCCTGAACGTGAGCCGCATCAAGGGCAGCCACGCCGCCATCAAGACCGGCATGCTGGCCGCCGAGGCCGCCTACGACGCGATCCGCGCCGGCCGCCAGCACGACGAACTCACGGCCTATCCGCAGGCTTTCGAGAACAGCTGGCTGCACGAAGAGCTCAACAAGGCACGCAACTTCAAGGCGTGGTTCAAGAAGGGCCTGGTCACGGCCACGCTGATGAACGGCATCGAGCAGTTCGTGCTCAAGGGCAACATCCCCTGGACGCTGCACCGCGACAAGCCCGACCACGCCTACCTGAAGCCCGCGGCCGAGTGCAAGCCCATCGTCTATCCCAAGCCCGACGGCAAGCTCACCTTCGACCGCCTTTCCAGCGTGTTCATCAGCAACACCAACCATGCGGAGAACCAGCCGGCCCACCTCACGCTCAAGGACCCGGGCGTGCCGGTGAACATCAACCTGGCGAAATACGCCGGACCCGAGGCCCGCTACTGCCCCGCGGCGGTGTACGAGTTCGTGCCGGACGAGACCCAGGGCGGCAATGCGCAGCGGTTGCAGATCAACGCGCAGAACTGCGTGCATTGCAAGACCTGCGACATCAAGGACCCGACGCAGAACATCGTGTGGGTCACGCCCGAGGGCGGCGGCGGCCCGAACTACTCAGGCATGTAA
- the gcvH gene encoding glycine cleavage system protein GcvH produces the protein MTVKFSRDHEWINAADTGAAVVGITVHAQDALGDVVFVDLPEVGKTFAQGEVAGVVESVKAAADVYMPVSGEIVEVNEALRADPSLANSAPLGDGWFFKVRLSDASQLDALMDETAYTEFSKNA, from the coding sequence ATGACCGTCAAGTTTTCCCGCGACCACGAGTGGATCAACGCCGCCGACACCGGCGCCGCCGTCGTCGGCATCACCGTCCATGCGCAGGATGCGCTCGGCGACGTCGTCTTCGTCGACCTGCCCGAGGTGGGCAAGACTTTCGCCCAGGGCGAAGTGGCCGGCGTGGTCGAGTCCGTGAAGGCTGCCGCCGACGTGTACATGCCCGTGTCCGGCGAGATCGTGGAAGTGAACGAGGCGCTGCGCGCCGATCCGTCGCTCGCCAACAGCGCGCCGCTGGGCGACGGCTGGTTCTTCAAGGTGCGCCTGTCCGACGCGTCGCAGCTCGATGCGCTCATGGACGAAACCGCCTACACCGAGTTCTCGAAGAACGCCTGA
- a CDS encoding lipocalin family protein, whose protein sequence is MPRPDLQHYTTQRRRPVVPWAAAATVAAAAGAAALYLRSALRPPPGVQPVQHFNVDRYAGHWYEVARIDQRFERGLIRTSAHYSRRGDGSLRVVNRGYDPDRRRWREAEGRAVFLGDPSTAALKVSFFGPFYAGYFVAALDEDYRWAMVVGPRLDALWILSRTPTLPMAVRERLLARARALGVDMRRILWVPQADAATPEPAAR, encoded by the coding sequence ATGCCCCGTCCCGACCTCCAGCACTACACCACCCAGCGCCGCCGCCCGGTCGTGCCCTGGGCAGCGGCCGCCACCGTGGCCGCTGCCGCCGGCGCCGCGGCCCTCTACCTCCGCTCTGCCCTGCGCCCGCCGCCGGGCGTGCAGCCGGTGCAGCACTTCAACGTGGACCGTTATGCCGGCCACTGGTACGAAGTGGCCCGCATCGACCAGCGCTTCGAGCGCGGCCTCATCCGTACCAGCGCCCACTACAGCCGCCGGGGCGACGGCAGCCTGCGCGTCGTGAACCGCGGCTACGACCCCGACCGCCGCCGCTGGCGCGAGGCCGAGGGCCGCGCCGTGTTCCTGGGCGATCCGTCCACGGCCGCCCTGAAGGTGTCGTTCTTCGGGCCGTTCTATGCGGGTTACTTCGTGGCCGCGCTGGACGAAGACTACCGCTGGGCCATGGTGGTGGGCCCGCGCCTGGATGCGCTCTGGATTCTTTCGCGCACGCCCACGCTGCCCATGGCGGTGCGCGAGCGGCTGCTGGCCCGGGCACGGGCGCTGGGCGTGGACATGCGCCGCATCCTGTGGGTGCCCCAGGCCGACGCGGCCACGCCCGAACCCGCGGCCCGCTGA
- a CDS encoding ABC transporter substrate-binding protein, with the protein MKQHPFGALALAVAAAAAAASPAAMAQQAPAPKSVAVTAIVEHPALDAIRDGVKASLQAAGYEEGKTLKWQYQSAQGNTGTAAQIARKFVGDQPDAIVAIATPSAQAVVAATRTVPVVFSAVTDPVAAKLVKNWEPSKTNVTGVSDLLALDKQMELVRQVVPNAKRVGVVYNPGEANSAVVVKELKELLPRMGMTLVEAAAPRSVDVGSAARSLIGKADVIYTSTDNNVVSAYESLVKVGQEAKLPLVAADADSVKRGAIASFGINYRDLGEQTGRMVVRVLKGEKPGDIQPEISTKLELTVNPGAAEKQGVKLSDAFVKSAAHIVK; encoded by the coding sequence ATGAAGCAGCATCCGTTCGGCGCCCTGGCGCTGGCCGTGGCCGCCGCCGCCGCGGCCGCCTCCCCCGCAGCGATGGCCCAGCAGGCCCCCGCCCCCAAATCCGTGGCCGTGACGGCCATCGTGGAACATCCGGCACTCGACGCCATCCGCGACGGCGTGAAGGCAAGTCTCCAGGCCGCCGGCTATGAAGAAGGCAAGACGCTCAAGTGGCAGTACCAGAGCGCGCAGGGCAACACCGGCACGGCAGCGCAGATCGCACGCAAGTTCGTCGGCGACCAGCCCGACGCCATCGTCGCCATCGCCACGCCCTCGGCCCAGGCGGTGGTGGCCGCCACCAGGACGGTGCCGGTGGTTTTCTCCGCCGTGACCGACCCGGTCGCCGCCAAGCTGGTGAAGAACTGGGAACCCAGCAAGACCAACGTGACGGGCGTGTCCGACCTGCTGGCGCTGGACAAGCAGATGGAACTGGTCAGGCAGGTGGTGCCGAATGCGAAGCGCGTCGGCGTGGTCTATAACCCCGGCGAGGCCAACTCCGCCGTGGTCGTCAAGGAACTCAAGGAGCTGCTGCCCAGGATGGGCATGACGCTGGTCGAGGCCGCGGCGCCGCGCTCGGTCGATGTGGGCAGCGCCGCGCGCAGCCTGATCGGCAAGGCCGACGTGATCTACACCAGCACCGACAACAACGTGGTGTCGGCCTACGAATCGCTGGTCAAGGTCGGCCAGGAAGCCAAGCTGCCCCTGGTGGCGGCCGACGCCGACAGCGTGAAGCGCGGCGCGATCGCCTCTTTCGGCATCAACTACCGCGACCTGGGCGAGCAGACCGGCCGCATGGTGGTGCGCGTGCTCAAGGGCGAGAAGCCCGGCGACATCCAACCCGAGATCAGCACGAAGCTGGAACTCACGGTGAACCCCGGCGCGGCCGAGAAGCAGGGCGTGAAGCTCTCCGACGCATTCGTGAAGTCCGCCGCCCACATCGTGAAGTAA
- a CDS encoding ABC transporter ATP-binding protein, with translation MLSAQDLHITFNPGTPIETRALRGMSLDIPAGQFVTVIGSNGAGKSTFLNAISGDLSVDTGRIAIDGEDVTRQPVWARAKRVARVFQDPMAGTCEDLTIEENMALAQQRGTLRGLRGAVKAQQRETFRERLATLGLGLENRLTDRIGLLSGGQRQAVSLLMAALQPSRILLLDEHTAALDPRTADFVLQLTARIVAENQLTTMMVTHSMRQALDVGQRTVMLHQGQVVLDVSGEERSRLGVPDLLQMFEKVRGEQLADDALLLG, from the coding sequence ATGCTGAGCGCACAAGACCTGCACATCACCTTCAATCCCGGCACGCCCATCGAGACGCGCGCTTTGCGCGGCATGTCGCTGGACATTCCGGCCGGGCAGTTCGTCACCGTGATCGGCTCCAACGGGGCCGGCAAATCCACCTTCCTGAATGCCATTTCGGGCGACCTGTCGGTGGACACGGGCCGCATCGCCATCGACGGCGAGGACGTGACCCGCCAGCCCGTCTGGGCGCGCGCGAAGCGCGTGGCGCGCGTCTTCCAGGACCCGATGGCCGGCACCTGCGAGGATCTCACCATCGAGGAGAACATGGCGCTCGCCCAGCAGCGCGGCACGCTGCGCGGCCTGCGCGGCGCGGTGAAAGCGCAGCAGCGCGAGACCTTCCGCGAACGCCTCGCCACGCTGGGCCTGGGCCTGGAGAACCGCCTCACCGACCGCATCGGCCTGCTCTCGGGCGGCCAGCGCCAGGCCGTCAGCCTGCTCATGGCGGCGCTGCAGCCCTCGCGCATCCTGCTGCTGGACGAGCACACCGCCGCGCTCGACCCGCGCACGGCCGACTTCGTGCTGCAGCTCACGGCGCGCATCGTGGCCGAGAACCAGCTCACCACCATGATGGTCACGCACAGCATGCGCCAGGCGCTGGACGTGGGCCAGCGCACCGTGATGCTGCACCAGGGCCAGGTGGTGCTCGACGTGTCGGGCGAGGAGCGCAGCCGGCTGGGCGTGCCGGACCTGCTGCAGATGTTCGAGAAGGTGCGCGGCGAGCAACTGGCGGACGACGCGCTGCTGCTGGGCTGA
- the gcvP gene encoding aminomethyl-transferring glycine dehydrogenase: MPTSTLPPLSALENAAEFQPRHIGIDAADEERMLSVIGEASRAALVGGIVPASIARTEPMQLPPATTEAAALAELKAIASKNRVLRSFIGQGYYGTHTPGVILRNILENPAWYTAYTPYQAEISQGRMEALVNFQTMVCDLTGMPIANASMLDEATAAAEAMTLARRSVKSKSQTLVVSGDTHPQTIEVIRTRAEPLGISVVIANSEAEWNAALEGDFFAAVIQYPASSGWLADWRADVEKIHAKQAAAIVCADLLALTLLVPPGEWGADIVVGSTQRFGMPMGAGGPHAAFMACRDDFKRSLPGRLVGVSVDVHGQPAYRLALQTREQHIRREKATSNICTAQVLPAVIASMYAVYHGPEGLKRIAQRVASFTAILAKGLVALGHTAHHHESAFDTLCLHTKEQTGALLARAVERGANLRVAWDDYLCISLDETTARADIELLWSIFAADGQALPRVEDFANGVNPLIPAELRRTSAFLTHPVFNTHHSETGMLRYIRQLSDKDLALDRSMIPLGSCTMKLNATSEMIPITWPEFAQVHPFAPADQLEGYRQLDEQLRAWLCQATGYAGISLQPNAGSQGEYAGLLAIRAYHAAQGQGHRNICLIPSSAHGTNPASAQMVGMQVVVTACDASGNVDMDDLRAKCEQHADKLACVMITYPSTHGVFETQVKELCQLVHRHGGRVYVDGANMNAMVGVAAPGAFGGDVSHLNLHKTFCIPHGGGGPGVGPVCVVEDLVPYLPGHATAGVAGGTGAVSAAPLGNAAVLPISWMYIRMMGADGLRAATETAILSANYISARLKDHYPTLYASANGHVAHECILDLRGFKETSGVMAEDVAKRLIDYGFHAPTLSFPVPNTLMVEPTESETLAELDRFIDAMIAIRGEIRRIEQGEWPQDDNPLKNAPHTAHSLLDGDWTHPYPREAAAYPVAALRQAKYWSPVGRVDNVYGDRNLFCSCVPVSDFA, from the coding sequence ATGCCCACGTCCACCCTCCCGCCGCTTTCCGCGCTCGAAAACGCCGCCGAATTCCAGCCCCGCCACATCGGCATCGATGCGGCGGACGAGGAGCGCATGCTCTCCGTCATCGGGGAGGCGTCGCGCGCGGCGCTGGTGGGTGGCATCGTGCCGGCGTCCATCGCCCGTACCGAGCCGATGCAGCTGCCGCCCGCCACCACCGAGGCCGCGGCGCTCGCGGAGCTCAAGGCGATCGCCTCGAAGAACCGCGTGCTGCGCAGCTTCATCGGCCAGGGCTACTACGGCACGCACACGCCGGGAGTGATCCTGCGCAACATCCTGGAGAACCCCGCCTGGTACACCGCCTACACGCCCTACCAGGCCGAGATCTCGCAGGGCCGGATGGAGGCGCTGGTCAACTTCCAGACCATGGTGTGCGACCTCACGGGCATGCCCATCGCCAACGCCTCGATGCTGGACGAGGCCACGGCCGCAGCCGAGGCCATGACGCTCGCCAGGCGCTCCGTCAAGTCGAAGAGCCAGACCCTCGTCGTCTCGGGCGACACGCATCCGCAGACCATCGAGGTGATCCGCACGCGCGCCGAGCCGCTGGGCATCAGCGTGGTGATCGCGAACTCCGAAGCCGAATGGAACGCGGCGCTCGAGGGCGACTTCTTCGCCGCCGTGATCCAGTACCCGGCCAGCAGCGGCTGGCTCGCCGACTGGCGCGCCGACGTGGAGAAGATCCACGCGAAGCAGGCCGCTGCGATCGTGTGCGCCGACCTGCTGGCGCTCACGCTGCTCGTGCCGCCCGGCGAATGGGGCGCGGACATCGTCGTGGGCAGCACGCAGCGCTTCGGCATGCCGATGGGCGCGGGCGGCCCGCACGCCGCCTTCATGGCCTGCCGCGACGACTTCAAGCGCTCGCTGCCCGGCCGCCTCGTGGGCGTGAGCGTGGACGTGCACGGCCAGCCGGCCTACCGCCTTGCGCTGCAGACGCGCGAGCAGCACATCCGCCGCGAGAAGGCCACCTCCAACATCTGCACGGCGCAGGTGCTGCCGGCCGTGATCGCCAGCATGTACGCCGTGTACCACGGCCCCGAGGGCCTCAAGCGCATCGCCCAGCGCGTGGCGAGCTTCACCGCCATCCTGGCCAAGGGCCTCGTGGCGCTCGGCCATACCGCGCACCACCACGAGTCCGCATTCGACACCCTGTGCCTGCACACGAAAGAGCAGACCGGCGCGCTGCTGGCCCGTGCCGTGGAGCGCGGCGCCAACCTGCGCGTGGCCTGGGACGACTATCTCTGCATTTCGCTCGATGAAACCACGGCACGGGCCGACATCGAACTGCTCTGGTCGATCTTCGCCGCCGACGGGCAGGCCCTGCCCCGCGTCGAGGATTTCGCGAACGGCGTGAACCCGCTGATCCCCGCCGAACTGCGCCGAACGAGCGCCTTCCTCACGCACCCGGTGTTCAACACCCACCATTCCGAGACCGGCATGCTGCGCTATATCCGCCAGCTTTCGGACAAGGACCTCGCGCTCGACCGCAGCATGATCCCGCTGGGCAGCTGCACCATGAAGCTCAACGCCACGAGCGAGATGATCCCGATCACCTGGCCGGAGTTCGCGCAGGTGCACCCGTTCGCGCCCGCCGACCAGCTGGAGGGCTACCGCCAGCTCGACGAGCAGCTGCGCGCCTGGCTCTGCCAGGCCACGGGCTATGCCGGCATCAGCCTGCAGCCCAATGCCGGATCGCAGGGCGAGTACGCGGGCCTGCTGGCCATCCGCGCCTACCATGCGGCGCAGGGCCAGGGCCACCGCAACATCTGCCTCATCCCGAGCAGCGCCCATGGCACCAACCCGGCCAGCGCGCAGATGGTGGGCATGCAGGTGGTGGTCACGGCCTGCGACGCCAGCGGCAACGTCGACATGGACGACCTGCGCGCCAAGTGCGAGCAGCATGCCGACAAGCTCGCCTGCGTGATGATCACCTACCCCAGCACGCACGGCGTGTTCGAGACGCAGGTGAAGGAACTCTGCCAGCTCGTGCACCGCCACGGCGGCCGCGTGTACGTGGACGGCGCCAACATGAACGCCATGGTGGGCGTGGCGGCGCCCGGCGCCTTCGGCGGCGACGTGAGCCACCTGAACCTGCACAAGACTTTCTGCATCCCGCACGGCGGCGGCGGCCCCGGCGTCGGCCCCGTCTGCGTGGTCGAAGACCTCGTGCCCTACCTGCCGGGCCATGCCACGGCCGGCGTGGCGGGCGGCACGGGAGCCGTCAGCGCGGCTCCTCTCGGCAATGCCGCCGTGCTGCCGATCAGCTGGATGTACATCCGCATGATGGGCGCGGACGGCCTGCGCGCCGCGACGGAGACGGCCATCCTCTCGGCCAACTACATCAGCGCGCGCCTGAAGGACCACTACCCCACGCTGTACGCGAGCGCCAACGGCCACGTGGCGCACGAGTGCATCCTGGACCTGCGCGGCTTCAAGGAGACCAGCGGCGTGATGGCCGAGGACGTCGCCAAGCGGCTGATCGACTACGGCTTCCACGCGCCCACCCTGTCCTTCCCCGTGCCCAACACGCTCATGGTGGAGCCCACCGAGAGCGAGACGCTGGCCGAGCTGGACCGCTTCATCGACGCGATGATCGCCATCCGCGGCGAGATCCGCCGCATCGAGCAGGGCGAGTGGCCGCAGGACGACAACCCCCTGAAGAACGCGCCCCACACCGCGCACAGCCTGCTGGACGGCGACTGGACGCACCCCTACCCGCGCGAGGCGGCGGCCTATCCGGTCGCGGCGCTGCGGCAGGCCAAGTACTGGTCGCCCGTGGGCCGGGTGGACAACGTGTATGGCGACCGCAACCTGTTCTGCAGCTGCGTGCCGGTGTCCGACTTCGCCTGA
- a CDS encoding Lrp/AsnC family transcriptional regulator, giving the protein MDRIDRKILAVLQADARASLQDIGQAVGLSPSPCWARIRRMEESGVIEGYTVRLNAQALDLADTVLVQVTLDSHSDNTLEKFGETLASIPEVVEAHLVSGDYDYLLRVVVKDTRDYERLLREKLYKIKGIRHSRSSFVLRTLKKADLPLRAD; this is encoded by the coding sequence ATGGACCGCATCGACCGAAAAATCCTCGCCGTGCTCCAGGCCGACGCGCGCGCCAGCCTGCAGGACATCGGCCAGGCCGTGGGCCTGAGCCCGTCGCCCTGCTGGGCGCGCATCCGCCGCATGGAGGAATCCGGCGTGATCGAGGGCTACACGGTACGCCTCAACGCCCAGGCGCTGGACCTGGCCGATACCGTGCTCGTGCAGGTCACGCTCGACAGCCATTCCGACAACACCCTGGAGAAGTTCGGCGAGACGCTCGCGAGCATCCCCGAGGTGGTGGAGGCGCACCTGGTGTCGGGCGACTACGACTACCTGCTGCGCGTGGTGGTGAAGGACACGCGCGACTACGAGCGCCTGTTGCGCGAGAAGCTCTACAAGATCAAGGGCATCCGCCACAGCCGCTCGAGCTTCGTGCTGCGCACGCTCAAGAAAGCGGACCTGCCCCTGCGCGCGGACTGA
- the gcvT gene encoding glycine cleavage system aminomethyltransferase GcvT codes for MSAESASLHTTPLHALHLELGARMVPFAGYSMPVQYPAGLMAEHLHTRQAAGLFDVSHMGQLRLAGPDAAAAFETLVPVDVIGLGLNKQRYGLLLNDEGGIIDDLMFVNRGDDLFVIVNGACKAGDIAHIQERIGGRCEVIPLPDQALLALQGPQAAAALARLAPGTASLVFMTGGHFEIAGCDCYVTRSGYTGEDGFEISVPAAQAEALARALLAQPEVKPIGLGARNSLRLEAGLCLYGNDIDTTTTPPEAGLNWAIQKVRRTGGARAGGFPGAEKVLAQIDDPSRLTRRRVGLVARERVPVREHTALQSTDGAAIGEVTSGLLGPSVNQPVAMGYVAPEFAATGTVVHAIVRGKAVPMEVSPMPFLPPRYHRG; via the coding sequence ATGTCCGCCGAATCCGCCTCCCTGCACACCACGCCCCTGCACGCGCTGCACCTCGAACTCGGGGCCCGCATGGTGCCCTTCGCCGGCTACTCCATGCCCGTGCAATACCCCGCCGGCCTGATGGCAGAGCACCTGCACACGCGGCAGGCCGCCGGGCTGTTCGACGTCTCGCACATGGGCCAGCTGCGCCTCGCCGGCCCCGACGCCGCCGCGGCCTTCGAGACCCTGGTGCCCGTGGACGTGATCGGCCTCGGCTTGAACAAGCAGCGCTACGGCCTGCTGCTGAACGACGAGGGCGGCATCATCGACGACCTGATGTTCGTGAACCGCGGCGACGACCTGTTCGTGATCGTGAACGGCGCCTGCAAGGCCGGCGACATCGCCCACATCCAGGAGCGCATCGGGGGCCGCTGCGAAGTCATCCCCCTGCCCGACCAGGCGCTGCTCGCCCTGCAGGGGCCGCAGGCCGCCGCGGCGCTCGCGCGCCTGGCGCCCGGCACCGCATCGCTGGTCTTCATGACGGGTGGGCACTTCGAGATCGCCGGCTGCGACTGCTACGTGACGCGCAGCGGCTATACCGGCGAGGACGGCTTCGAGATCTCCGTGCCCGCCGCGCAGGCCGAAGCGCTGGCGCGCGCGCTGCTCGCGCAGCCCGAAGTGAAGCCGATCGGCCTGGGCGCGCGCAATTCGCTGCGGCTGGAGGCGGGCCTGTGCCTCTACGGCAACGACATCGACACCACCACCACGCCGCCCGAGGCCGGGTTGAACTGGGCCATCCAGAAGGTCCGGCGCACCGGCGGCGCCCGTGCAGGCGGCTTCCCGGGCGCGGAGAAGGTGCTCGCGCAGATCGACGATCCCTCGCGGCTCACCCGCCGCAGGGTGGGGCTGGTGGCGCGCGAGCGCGTGCCCGTGCGCGAGCACACCGCCCTGCAGAGCACCGATGGCGCGGCCATCGGCGAAGTGACCAGCGGCCTGCTCGGCCCGAGCGTGAACCAGCCTGTCGCCATGGGGTACGTGGCGCCGGAATTCGCCGCCACCGGCACCGTGGTGCATGCGATCGTGCGCGGCAAGGCCGTGCCGATGGAGGTCAGCCCGATGCCGTTCCTGCCGCCCCGCTACCACCGCGGCTGA
- a CDS encoding ABC transporter permease: MSLFSLLGAVEIGLIFSLVALGVFISFRLLRFPDLTVDGSFPLGGAVCAVLISTGTNPYVATLAATAAGAAAGLVTGWLNVKLKIMDLLASILMMIALYSINLRIMGGPNVPLINDPTLFTLLQPEGLADYIARPALLLVIVVAAKLAMDWFFATERGLAIRATGSNARMARAQGVNTGAMVLLGMAVSNALVALAGALFAQTQGGSDISMGIGTIVIGLAAVIVGESILPSRRLVWATLAVVIGAIVYRFFIALALNSDFIGLKAQDLNLVTAVLVTVALVIPQIKRKLASKQPR; encoded by the coding sequence ATGTCCCTCTTTTCCCTGCTCGGCGCCGTCGAGATCGGGCTGATCTTCAGCCTGGTCGCGCTGGGCGTCTTCATTTCATTCAGGCTGCTGCGCTTTCCCGACCTGACGGTGGACGGCAGTTTCCCGCTGGGCGGCGCGGTATGCGCCGTGCTCATCTCCACGGGCACCAACCCCTACGTGGCCACGCTCGCGGCCACCGCGGCAGGCGCGGCGGCCGGCCTCGTCACCGGCTGGCTCAACGTCAAGCTGAAGATCATGGACCTGCTGGCCAGCATCCTGATGATGATCGCGCTCTATTCGATCAACCTGCGCATCATGGGCGGGCCCAACGTGCCGCTCATCAACGATCCGACCCTCTTCACGCTGCTGCAGCCCGAGGGCCTGGCCGACTACATCGCCCGGCCCGCCCTGCTGCTGGTGATCGTGGTCGCCGCCAAGCTGGCCATGGACTGGTTCTTCGCCACCGAGCGGGGCCTGGCCATCCGCGCCACCGGCTCCAACGCCCGCATGGCCCGCGCCCAGGGCGTGAACACCGGCGCCATGGTGCTGCTGGGCATGGCCGTGTCGAACGCGCTGGTGGCGCTCGCCGGCGCCCTCTTCGCGCAGACCCAGGGCGGCTCGGACATCTCCATGGGCATCGGCACCATCGTGATCGGCCTGGCCGCCGTGATCGTGGGCGAGAGCATCCTGCCCTCTCGCCGGCTGGTGTGGGCGACGCTCGCCGTCGTCATCGGCGCCATCGTCTATCGCTTCTTCATCGCGCTGGCGCTCAACAGCGACTTCATCGGCCTGAAGGCGCAGGACCTGAACCTGGTCACGGCCGTGCTGGTGACCGTCGCCCTGGTCATCCCCCAGATCAAGCGCAAGCTCGCATCGAAGCAGCCTCGATAA